The following proteins are encoded in a genomic region of Pseudomonas saponiphila:
- a CDS encoding YebC/PmpR family DNA-binding transcriptional regulator, which produces MAGHSKWANIKHRKERQDAKRGKIFTKWIRELTVAARQGGGEPGSNPRLRLALDKALGANMSRDIIDRAIARGTGAAGSDDVVELTYEGYGPNGVAVMVECMTDNRNRTAAAVRHAFSKCGGNLGTDGSVAYLFERKGQITFAEGVDEDALIEAAMEADADDVVSNEDGSIDVFTSFAGFYGVRNALEAAGFTAADAEIVMLPTTSAELDLEGAEKVLKLIDMLEDLDDVQNVYSNADIPESVAEQLG; this is translated from the coding sequence ATGGCAGGTCATTCCAAGTGGGCGAACATCAAGCACCGCAAAGAGCGTCAGGATGCCAAGAGAGGCAAGATCTTCACCAAGTGGATTCGTGAACTGACCGTTGCGGCCCGTCAGGGCGGTGGCGAGCCGGGTTCCAACCCACGTCTGCGCCTGGCCCTGGACAAGGCCCTGGGCGCCAACATGAGCCGCGACATCATTGATCGTGCCATCGCTCGTGGCACCGGCGCGGCCGGCAGCGACGACGTGGTCGAGCTGACCTATGAAGGCTACGGCCCCAATGGCGTGGCGGTGATGGTCGAATGCATGACCGACAACCGCAATCGCACCGCGGCTGCGGTTCGTCATGCCTTCAGCAAGTGCGGTGGCAACCTGGGCACCGACGGCTCGGTGGCCTATCTGTTTGAACGCAAGGGCCAGATCACTTTCGCCGAAGGTGTCGACGAAGATGCGCTGATCGAAGCGGCGATGGAGGCCGATGCCGACGATGTGGTGAGCAACGAAGACGGTTCCATCGACGTGTTCACCTCGTTCGCTGGTTTCTATGGTGTGCGTAATGCCCTGGAGGCGGCTGGCTTCACCGCTGCGGACGCAGAGATCGTCATGCTGCCCACCACCAGTGCCGAGCTGGATCTGGAGGGGGCGGAGAAGGTCCTCAAGCTGATCGACATGCTGGAAGACCTGGATGATGTGCAGAACGTCTACTCCAACGCGGATATTCCGGAGTCGGTAGCCGAGCAGCTCGGCTGA
- a CDS encoding HIT domain-containing protein, with translation MFTLDSRLQQDTLPIGDFPLCRLLLSNDANYPWFILVPRREDISELFQLDVTDQLQLWRETTALAEVLKDSFDADKLNVATLGNVVSQLHMHVIVRKRDDAAWPAPVWGKHPAKPYTAQEVAAIRNRLRVVLTDEFHFLEV, from the coding sequence GTGTTCACTTTAGATTCACGGCTGCAACAAGACACATTGCCCATCGGGGATTTCCCCCTCTGTCGGTTGCTGCTGTCCAACGACGCGAACTATCCCTGGTTCATCCTTGTGCCCCGTCGTGAAGATATCAGCGAGTTGTTTCAACTGGATGTCACCGACCAACTGCAGCTATGGCGGGAAACCACGGCATTGGCCGAAGTGCTCAAGGACTCCTTCGATGCCGATAAGCTGAATGTGGCGACCTTGGGTAACGTGGTCAGTCAGTTGCACATGCATGTGATCGTGCGTAAGCGGGATGACGCCGCTTGGCCGGCGCCAGTCTGGGGCAAGCACCCCGCCAAGCCTTACACCGCGCAGGAAGTCGCGGCGATTCGCAATCGGCTGCGGGTGGTGCTGACCGATGAATTCCATTTTCTGGAGGTTTGA
- a CDS encoding Dps family protein, with protein MTIDIGISEEDRKSIVDGLSRLLSDTYVLYLKTHNFHWNVTGPQFRTLHLMFEEQYNELALAVDLIAERIRALGFPAPGAYSIYARLSSIKEEEGVPAAEEMIKQLVAGQEAVTRTARGIFPLLDKVSDEPTADLLTQRMQVHEKTAWMLRSLLENR; from the coding sequence ATGACAATTGATATCGGTATCAGCGAAGAAGATCGTAAATCCATCGTCGACGGCCTTTCCCGTCTGCTTTCGGACACCTACGTGTTGTACCTGAAAACCCATAACTTCCATTGGAATGTCACCGGCCCGCAATTTCGCACCCTGCACCTGATGTTCGAGGAGCAGTACAACGAGCTGGCCCTTGCGGTAGACCTGATCGCCGAACGTATTCGTGCCCTCGGCTTCCCGGCTCCAGGCGCCTACTCCATCTATGCGCGACTGTCCTCGATCAAGGAAGAGGAAGGGGTGCCGGCCGCAGAGGAAATGATCAAACAGTTGGTAGCCGGCCAGGAAGCGGTTACCCGCACCGCCCGTGGCATCTTCCCGTTGCTGGACAAGGTCAGCGACGAGCCAACGGCGGATCTGCTGACCCAGCGCATGCAGGTGCATGAGAAAACCGCGTGGATGCTGCGTTCCCTGCTGGAAAATCGTTAA
- the istB gene encoding IS21-like element IS1474 family helper ATPase IstB, with protein sequence MMPQHTLNQLHQLRLDGMARALEEQWTLPASHSLSFDERLGLLLDRELAWRDNQRLVRLRKKAKLKYANACLEDLDRRTGRALDERLIATLASGDWIRQQHNLLLTGPTGAGKTWLACALGNQACRQGYSTLYLRTPRLLEQLRIAHGDGSFGRTLQQLAKVDVLVLDDWALAPLEEGARHDLLEVIDDRAGSRSTILTSQLPIEHWHGWINDPTLADAILDRLVHNAYRLTMKGESLRRKKAEEQAAS encoded by the coding sequence ATGATGCCGCAACACACCCTGAATCAACTGCACCAGCTACGCCTGGACGGCATGGCCCGCGCCCTGGAAGAGCAATGGACGCTGCCGGCCAGCCACAGCCTGAGCTTCGATGAACGCCTCGGCCTACTGCTCGACCGCGAACTGGCCTGGCGTGACAACCAGCGCCTGGTACGGCTGCGCAAGAAGGCCAAGCTCAAGTACGCCAACGCCTGCCTGGAAGATCTCGACCGCCGCACCGGACGCGCCCTGGACGAGCGTCTGATCGCCACCCTGGCCAGTGGCGACTGGATCCGCCAGCAGCACAACCTGCTGCTGACCGGCCCGACCGGTGCCGGCAAAACCTGGCTGGCCTGCGCCCTGGGCAACCAGGCCTGCCGCCAGGGCTATAGCACCCTGTACCTGCGCACCCCGCGCCTGCTGGAACAACTGCGCATCGCTCATGGCGACGGCAGCTTCGGCCGTACCCTGCAACAGCTGGCAAAGGTCGACGTCCTGGTGCTGGACGACTGGGCGCTAGCCCCGCTGGAGGAAGGAGCCCGGCATGACCTGCTGGAGGTGATCGACGACCGCGCTGGCAGCCGCTCCACCATCCTGACGAGCCAACTGCCCATCGAGCACTGGCACGGCTGGATCAACGACCCGACCCTGGCCGATGCCATCCTCGACCGCCTGGTGCACAACGCCTACCGACTGACGATGAAAGGCGAGTCGCTGCGCCGAAAAAAAGCCGAGGAACAAGCCGCATCGTGA
- a CDS encoding YajQ family cyclic di-GMP-binding protein has product MPSFDVVSELDKHEVTNAVENAVKELDRRYDLKGKGSFEFKDKELTVNLTAEAEFQLEAMIEILKLALVKRKIDVQCLEVKDAYASGKVMKQEAVLKEGIDKELAKKIVAHIKDAKLKVQAAIQGEQVRVTGKKRDDLQEAIAALRAKEFGMPLQFNNFRD; this is encoded by the coding sequence ATGCCGTCGTTTGACGTGGTATCCGAACTGGACAAGCACGAAGTCACCAACGCGGTGGAAAACGCCGTCAAGGAACTGGATCGCCGCTATGACCTCAAGGGCAAGGGCAGCTTCGAGTTCAAGGACAAGGAACTGACCGTCAACCTGACCGCGGAAGCTGAATTCCAGCTGGAAGCGATGATCGAAATTCTCAAGCTGGCCCTGGTCAAGCGCAAGATCGACGTGCAGTGCCTGGAGGTCAAGGACGCCTATGCCTCGGGCAAGGTGATGAAGCAGGAAGCAGTGCTCAAGGAAGGTATCGATAAGGAGTTGGCGAAGAAAATCGTCGCCCATATCAAGGATGCCAAGTTGAAAGTGCAGGCCGCCATTCAGGGCGAGCAGGTACGGGTCACTGGCAAGAAGCGTGATGACCTGCAAGAGGCCATCGCCGCCCTGCGTGCCAAAGAATTCGGCATGCCGCTGCAGTTCAACAACTTCCGCGACTGA
- a CDS encoding FmdB family zinc ribbon protein, with protein MPMYDYQCASCGHQLEAIQKISAAPLVDCPACQAPELKKMLSMPGFRLSGTGWYETDFKTGSKKNLAGGDKAD; from the coding sequence ATGCCCATGTACGATTACCAGTGCGCTTCCTGTGGTCATCAGTTGGAAGCCATTCAAAAGATCAGTGCTGCGCCGCTGGTCGACTGCCCTGCCTGCCAGGCACCTGAACTGAAAAAGATGCTGTCCATGCCCGGATTTCGCCTAAGCGGCACCGGCTGGTATGAAACCGACTTCAAGACCGGCTCCAAGAAGAACCTGGCCGGTGGCGACAAAGCTGACTAA
- the ruvC gene encoding crossover junction endodeoxyribonuclease RuvC has translation MTLILGIDPGSRITGYGVVRDTGRGCVYVASGCIRTGAGELPERLQIVYRGVREVIQTYGPVTMGIEKVFMARNADSALKLGQARGAAIVAGAEEGLEIAEYTATQVKQAVAGTGGANKDQVQMMVMHLLKLTTKPQIDASDALAIAICHAHTRSSLLPHGLGTARSRGGRLRL, from the coding sequence ATGACTCTTATTCTTGGCATCGACCCCGGCTCACGCATTACCGGTTATGGCGTGGTTCGAGACACCGGGCGTGGCTGCGTGTACGTGGCCTCCGGCTGTATTCGCACCGGAGCCGGCGAGTTGCCCGAGCGCTTGCAGATTGTCTATCGCGGTGTGCGTGAGGTGATTCAGACCTACGGTCCGGTGACCATGGGCATCGAGAAGGTGTTCATGGCCCGCAATGCCGATTCGGCGCTGAAGCTCGGCCAGGCCCGGGGGGCGGCGATTGTCGCTGGGGCCGAGGAAGGCCTGGAGATCGCCGAGTATACGGCGACTCAGGTCAAGCAAGCCGTGGCCGGGACCGGCGGTGCCAACAAGGACCAGGTGCAAATGATGGTCATGCACTTGCTCAAACTCACCACCAAGCCGCAGATCGATGCCTCGGATGCCCTGGCCATCGCCATCTGTCATGCCCACACCCGCTCCAGCCTGTTGCCCCATGGTCTGGGAACGGCACGCAGTCGTGGCGGGCGCCTGCGTCTCTGA
- the aspS gene encoding aspartate--tRNA ligase yields the protein MMRSHYCGQLNESLEGQEVTLCGWVHRRRDHGGVIFLDIRDREGLAQVVFDPDRAETFAAADRVRSEYVVKITGKVRLRPAGAGNANMASGMIEVLGYELEVLNEAETPPFPLNEYSDVGEETRLRYRFIDLRRPEMAEKLRLRSRMTTSIRRYLDENGFLDVETPILTRATPEGARDYLVPSRTHAGSFFALPQSPQLFKQLLMVAGFDRYYQIAKCFRDEDLRADRQPEFTQIDIETSFLDEKDIMGLTEGMIRNLFKEVLDLEFGEFPHMTFEEAMRRYGSDKPDLRNPLELVDVADQLKEVEFKVFSGPANDPKCRIAALRVPGGASMPRKQIDDYTKFVGIYGAKGLAYIKVNERAKGVEGLQSPIVKNIPEANLNVILDRVGAVDGDIVFFGADKAKIVSEALGALRIKLGHDLNLLTCEWAPMWVVDFPMFEENDDGSFTALHHPFTAPKCSPEELEANPASALSRAYDMVLNGTELGGGSIRIHRKEMQQAVFRLLGISEAEQEEKFGFLLDALKYGAPPHGGLAFGLDRLVMLMTGAQSIREVIAFPKTQSAACVMTQAPGLVDAKALRELHIRLREQPKAE from the coding sequence ATGATGCGCAGCCATTATTGCGGCCAACTGAACGAAAGCCTGGAAGGTCAGGAAGTAACCCTTTGCGGATGGGTCCACCGTCGTCGTGACCACGGCGGGGTGATCTTCCTCGATATCCGTGATCGTGAAGGTCTGGCCCAGGTGGTGTTCGATCCGGACCGCGCTGAAACCTTCGCCGCCGCCGACCGCGTGCGCAGCGAATACGTAGTCAAGATCACCGGTAAGGTACGCCTGCGCCCGGCCGGTGCCGGCAACGCCAACATGGCTTCGGGCATGATCGAAGTCCTGGGCTACGAGCTGGAAGTGCTGAACGAAGCGGAAACCCCGCCGTTCCCGCTCAACGAATACTCCGACGTGGGTGAAGAAACCCGTCTGCGCTATCGCTTCATCGATCTGCGCCGTCCGGAAATGGCCGAAAAGCTGCGCCTGCGTTCGCGCATGACCACCAGCATCCGCCGCTACCTGGACGAAAATGGTTTCCTCGACGTGGAAACCCCGATCCTCACTCGCGCCACCCCGGAAGGCGCTCGCGACTATCTGGTGCCAAGCCGTACCCACGCCGGCAGCTTCTTCGCCTTGCCGCAGTCGCCACAGCTGTTCAAGCAGCTGCTGATGGTGGCCGGCTTCGATCGCTACTACCAGATCGCCAAGTGTTTCCGTGACGAAGACCTGCGTGCCGACCGTCAGCCTGAGTTCACTCAGATCGACATCGAAACCAGCTTCCTCGACGAAAAAGACATCATGGGCCTGACCGAAGGCATGATCCGCAACCTGTTCAAGGAAGTGCTGGATCTGGAATTCGGCGAATTCCCGCACATGACTTTCGAAGAAGCCATGCGTCGCTACGGTTCCGACAAGCCGGATCTGCGCAACCCACTGGAACTGGTGGACGTTGCCGACCAGCTCAAAGAAGTGGAATTCAAGGTGTTCAGCGGCCCGGCCAACGATCCGAAATGCCGTATCGCCGCCTTGCGCGTTCCAGGCGGGGCGAGCATGCCGCGCAAGCAGATCGACGATTACACCAAGTTCGTCGGCATCTACGGCGCCAAGGGCCTGGCTTACATCAAGGTCAACGAGCGCGCCAAGGGCGTTGAAGGCCTGCAATCGCCGATCGTCAAGAACATCCCGGAAGCCAACCTGAACGTGATCCTCGATCGCGTGGGTGCGGTCGACGGCGACATCGTGTTCTTCGGTGCCGACAAGGCCAAGATCGTCAGCGAGGCCCTGGGCGCGCTGCGGATCAAGCTCGGTCACGACCTGAACCTGCTGACCTGCGAATGGGCTCCGATGTGGGTGGTCGACTTCCCGATGTTCGAAGAGAACGACGACGGCAGCTTCACCGCCTTGCACCACCCGTTCACCGCGCCCAAATGCTCGCCTGAAGAGCTGGAGGCCAACCCGGCTAGCGCTCTGTCGCGCGCCTACGACATGGTCCTGAACGGCACCGAGCTGGGTGGCGGTTCGATCCGTATCCACCGCAAGGAAATGCAGCAAGCGGTATTCCGCCTGCTGGGCATCAGCGAAGCGGAACAGGAAGAGAAGTTCGGCTTCCTGCTGGACGCCCTCAAGTACGGCGCACCACCGCACGGTGGCCTGGCCTTCGGTCTGGACCGTCTGGTGATGCTGATGACCGGCGCCCAGTCGATCCGTGAAGTGATCGCTTTCCCGAAAACCCAGAGCGCGGCCTGCGTCATGACTCAGGCACCGGGTCTGGTGGATGCCAAGGCTCTGCGCGAGCTGCACATCCGCCTGCGCGAACAGCCCAAGGCTGAATAA
- a CDS encoding SlyX family protein: MSLEARITDLESRLAFQDDTIQALSDELVSQQKVLERLQLQMSALLKRQEEMVGQFESFEEEAPPPHY, encoded by the coding sequence ATGAGTCTGGAAGCGCGTATTACTGATCTGGAAAGCCGTCTGGCGTTTCAGGATGACACCATTCAAGCCTTGAGCGATGAGCTGGTATCGCAACAGAAGGTGCTGGAGCGCCTGCAACTGCAGATGAGTGCCTTGCTCAAGCGTCAGGAAGAAATGGTCGGGCAGTTCGAGTCTTTCGAGGAAGAGGCTCCACCTCCGCACTATTAA
- a CDS encoding cold-shock protein: MLKIVHLLTGIAALLLSLIPSLRSDAVPYLQQPDAIYLALFGLLNLILAPVIPHWNKGSRHHLQNLVSALLVLVVVLQTLTLLAPMPVIGGQPAVLVSLLTALVAVALHLGISFYKSSPAASAAPSYDMSNRDTGTVKWFNTSKGFGFISRDSGDDIFVHFRAIRGEGHRVLVEGQRVEFSVMNRDKGLQAEDVIAALPRR, encoded by the coding sequence ATGTTGAAAATCGTCCACCTGCTGACAGGCATTGCAGCTTTGCTGCTGTCTTTGATTCCGAGTCTTAGATCTGACGCGGTTCCCTACCTGCAACAACCCGATGCTATCTATCTGGCCCTGTTCGGCCTGCTCAACCTGATCCTCGCTCCAGTTATCCCCCACTGGAACAAAGGTTCGCGCCATCACCTGCAAAACCTGGTCAGCGCCCTGCTGGTACTGGTTGTCGTCCTGCAAACCCTCACCTTGCTGGCGCCGATGCCGGTGATCGGTGGTCAACCGGCTGTCCTGGTGAGCTTGCTGACCGCACTGGTCGCCGTGGCTCTGCACCTGGGCATCAGCTTTTACAAGTCCTCGCCCGCTGCCTCCGCAGCTCCCAGCTACGACATGAGCAACCGCGATACCGGCACCGTGAAGTGGTTCAACACCTCCAAGGGTTTCGGTTTCATTTCCCGCGACTCCGGCGATGACATCTTCGTGCACTTTCGCGCCATCCGCGGAGAAGGTCACCGCGTATTGGTGGAAGGCCAGCGCGTGGAGTTCTCGGTCATGAACCGCGACAAAGGCCTGCAAGCCGAGGACGTGATCGCTGCGCTGCCACGCCGCTGA
- a CDS encoding mechanosensitive ion channel family protein has protein sequence MDLNAEVDNLVRASQAWIPMIMEYGSRVLLAVVTLAIGWWLINKLTHKVGQLLALRNADLALQGFISSLANIILKVLLIVSVASMIGVETTSFVAAIGAAGLAIGLALQGSLANFAGGVLILLFRPFRIGDFIEAQGISGSVDSIQIFHTVLRTGDNKTVIVPNGNLSNGIITNYNRQPTRKVVFDVGVDYDADLQKAREVLLELAKDERVLADPAPVAVVSTLGDSAITLSLRVWVKTADYWDVMFRFNELSRDRLKAAGIDIPFPQRVIRVVQEAAVS, from the coding sequence ATGGATTTGAACGCTGAAGTAGACAACCTGGTCCGGGCTTCCCAAGCCTGGATCCCGATGATCATGGAATACGGTAGCCGGGTGCTGCTGGCAGTGGTCACCCTGGCCATCGGCTGGTGGCTGATCAACAAGTTGACGCACAAAGTGGGTCAATTACTCGCGTTGCGTAATGCCGACCTGGCGTTGCAAGGCTTTATCAGTAGCCTGGCCAACATCATTCTCAAAGTGCTGCTGATCGTCAGCGTGGCCTCGATGATTGGTGTCGAAACCACCTCTTTCGTCGCCGCGATCGGTGCTGCCGGTCTGGCCATCGGCCTGGCCTTGCAAGGCAGCCTGGCGAACTTCGCCGGCGGGGTGCTGATCCTGCTGTTCCGCCCATTTCGTATTGGCGACTTCATTGAAGCCCAGGGCATCAGCGGTAGCGTGGACAGCATTCAGATCTTTCACACGGTGTTGCGTACCGGTGACAACAAGACGGTGATCGTGCCCAACGGCAACCTGTCCAACGGCATCATTACCAACTACAACCGTCAACCCACTCGCAAGGTGGTGTTCGACGTAGGTGTGGACTACGACGCCGACCTGCAGAAGGCTCGTGAAGTGTTGCTGGAGCTGGCGAAAGACGAGCGCGTGCTGGCCGATCCTGCGCCGGTGGCAGTAGTGTCCACCCTGGGTGACAGCGCTATCACCTTGTCTCTGCGGGTTTGGGTCAAGACGGCGGATTACTGGGACGTGATGTTCCGGTTCAACGAACTGTCGCGCGATCGCTTGAAGGCGGCGGGAATCGATATTCCCTTTCCGCAGCGCGTGATTCGTGTGGTTCAGGAAGCGGCTGTGTCATAA
- a CDS encoding putative 2-dehydropantoate 2-reductase: MSTTWHVLGAGSLGTLWATRLARAGLPVRLILRNQARLQAYQAAGGLTLVEQGQSSLLAIPGETVDSTTPISRLLLACKAYDAEAAVSSIAPRLIQDAELILLQNGLGSQDAVAARVPQARCIAASSTEGAFRDGDWRVVFAGHGYTWLGDSSHPTPPIWLDDLVTSGIPHEWSTQILTRLWRKLALNCAINPLTVLHDCRNGDLQLHQCEVATLCAELSELLHCCGQPAAAQDLQQEVQRVIQATAANYSSMHQDVASQRRTEISYLLGYACQAAARHRLQLPHLQQLQHRLVSHLQRRGLPSA; this comes from the coding sequence ATGTCCACCACCTGGCATGTTCTCGGCGCCGGCAGCCTCGGCACTTTGTGGGCCACCCGCCTGGCCCGCGCCGGCTTGCCGGTGCGCCTGATCCTGCGCAATCAGGCCCGCTTGCAGGCGTATCAAGCGGCGGGCGGCCTGACCCTGGTGGAGCAGGGCCAAAGCAGCCTGCTGGCGATTCCCGGGGAAACCGTCGATAGCACGACGCCCATCAGTCGCCTGTTGTTGGCGTGCAAGGCCTATGACGCCGAAGCAGCGGTGTCCAGCATCGCCCCGCGCCTGATCCAGGACGCCGAGCTGATCCTGCTGCAGAACGGTCTTGGCAGCCAGGACGCCGTGGCCGCACGGGTGCCCCAGGCTCGCTGTATCGCCGCCTCCAGTACCGAAGGGGCCTTTCGCGACGGTGACTGGCGCGTGGTCTTCGCCGGCCATGGCTATACTTGGCTCGGCGACTCCAGCCACCCGACCCCGCCGATCTGGCTCGACGATCTGGTCACCAGCGGCATCCCCCACGAATGGAGCACCCAGATCCTCACCCGCCTGTGGCGCAAACTGGCACTCAACTGCGCGATCAATCCATTGACCGTGCTGCACGACTGCCGCAACGGAGACCTGCAGCTACACCAATGCGAAGTGGCCACTCTCTGCGCCGAACTGAGCGAACTGCTGCACTGCTGCGGACAACCGGCAGCCGCGCAAGACCTGCAACAGGAAGTGCAACGGGTGATCCAAGCCACCGCCGCCAACTACTCCTCCATGCACCAGGACGTGGCCAGTCAACGCCGCACCGAGATCAGCTACCTGCTCGGATATGCCTGCCAGGCGGCCGCCCGTCATCGCTTGCAACTGCCCCATCTGCAACAGTTGCAGCACCGCCTGGTCAGCCACCTGCAACGGCGCGGATTGCCCAGCGCCTGA
- the ruvA gene encoding Holliday junction branch migration protein RuvA, whose protein sequence is MIGRLRGTLAEKQPPHLILDVNGLGYEVEVPMTTLYRLPSVGEPLTLHTHLVVREDAQLLYGFAGKRERDFFRELIRLNGVGPKLALALMSSLEVDELVRCVQAQDTSALTKVPGVGKKTAERLLVELKDRFKAWEAVPSMFALVPNQPDAPVPVASAESDAVSALISLGYKPQEASKAVSAIKDKGLSSEDMIRRALKGMI, encoded by the coding sequence GTGATTGGACGCTTGCGCGGCACCCTGGCTGAGAAACAGCCGCCGCACCTGATTCTCGATGTAAACGGGTTGGGCTACGAAGTCGAAGTGCCCATGACCACCCTGTATCGCCTGCCGTCGGTCGGCGAACCCCTGACCTTGCACACCCATTTGGTCGTCCGCGAGGACGCGCAGTTACTCTACGGCTTCGCCGGCAAGCGCGAGCGAGACTTTTTTCGCGAGTTGATCCGTCTCAATGGTGTGGGTCCCAAGTTGGCTCTGGCGCTGATGTCCAGCCTTGAGGTGGATGAGCTGGTGCGTTGCGTGCAGGCCCAGGACACCTCGGCCCTGACCAAGGTGCCGGGGGTTGGCAAGAAGACCGCCGAGCGCCTGCTGGTGGAACTCAAGGATCGCTTCAAGGCCTGGGAAGCCGTACCGAGCATGTTCGCCCTGGTGCCGAACCAGCCGGATGCCCCGGTGCCGGTGGCCAGCGCCGAGTCGGATGCGGTCAGCGCGCTGATCTCCCTGGGCTACAAGCCGCAGGAAGCCAGCAAGGCAGTATCCGCGATCAAAGACAAAGGCTTGAGCAGCGAAGACATGATCCGCCGAGCCCTGAAGGGAATGATTTAA
- the istA gene encoding IS21 family transposase, translated as MAAPRVAMRNIKECLRLKFEAGLSHEKIARALQLSKGVVSKYIAAARVAGLDWPALVAMDEAALAAALFAPTSTNKPRGERVLPDVLSIHRELRRKGVTLQLLWEEYLAAHAGQPTYRYTQFVEHYRRYAQTLKRSMRQLHRAGEKLFIDYAGPTLPVVDPATGEVRRAHIFVAALGASNYTYACATPGETQVDWLTSLGQALTYFGGVPEMVVPDNPRALVAQPDRYEPGLNRATLECARHYQTVILPARPRKPQDKAKAEVAVQVVERWIMARLRHRQFFSLHALNQAIAELLEDLNRRPFKRLDGCRRDWFERLDRPALRALPVHPYEVATFKRCKVSIDYHIEVNGSFYSVPSALARQNVDVRLTAHTLEVLHGNRRVASHLLLGRRGAYSTQREHMPAAHQAHREWTPQRLLDWGARIGPYTRQLIDHQLTHKPHPEMGYRACLGLLSLARRYGNARLEAAAERAVHLRAFTGRSVRNLLQQGLDQQPLPQRAAETTLPGDHENVRGADYYQPPQQELFDDAATHPESTAPATPGRHGPRPGRAMDAAGQPQPELR; from the coding sequence ATGGCGGCGCCGCGAGTAGCCATGCGAAACATCAAAGAATGTCTGCGCCTCAAGTTTGAGGCCGGCTTGTCCCACGAGAAGATTGCCCGTGCCTTGCAGCTGTCCAAGGGCGTGGTTAGCAAGTACATCGCGGCGGCGCGGGTGGCCGGGCTGGACTGGCCGGCGCTGGTGGCCATGGACGAGGCCGCGCTGGCGGCCGCCTTGTTTGCACCGACGTCGACGAACAAGCCGCGCGGTGAGCGAGTGCTGCCCGATGTGCTGAGCATCCACCGCGAGTTGCGACGCAAGGGCGTGACCTTGCAGCTGCTGTGGGAGGAATATCTCGCCGCGCATGCGGGCCAGCCGACCTACCGCTACACCCAGTTCGTCGAGCACTACCGGCGCTACGCCCAGACGCTCAAACGTTCGATGCGTCAGCTGCACCGTGCGGGCGAGAAGCTATTCATCGACTATGCCGGGCCGACGCTGCCGGTGGTCGACCCGGCCACCGGCGAAGTGCGCCGGGCGCACATCTTCGTCGCCGCCCTGGGCGCCTCGAATTACACCTATGCCTGCGCGACGCCAGGCGAAACCCAGGTGGACTGGCTGACCTCGCTGGGCCAGGCTCTGACCTACTTTGGCGGCGTGCCGGAAATGGTTGTGCCGGACAATCCGCGCGCCCTGGTCGCCCAGCCGGATCGCTACGAGCCGGGCCTGAACCGGGCCACGCTGGAGTGCGCGCGTCATTACCAGACGGTGATCCTGCCGGCACGGCCACGCAAGCCTCAGGACAAGGCCAAGGCCGAGGTGGCGGTGCAGGTGGTCGAGCGCTGGATCATGGCGCGGCTGCGCCATCGGCAGTTCTTCAGCCTGCATGCGCTTAACCAGGCCATCGCCGAGCTGCTGGAGGATCTGAATCGGCGCCCGTTCAAGCGGCTCGATGGCTGCCGGCGCGACTGGTTCGAGCGCCTGGATCGCCCGGCCTTGCGAGCGCTGCCGGTGCATCCCTACGAGGTCGCCACCTTCAAGCGCTGCAAGGTCAGCATCGACTACCACATCGAGGTCAATGGCAGCTTCTACAGCGTGCCCTCCGCCCTGGCCCGGCAGAACGTGGACGTGCGACTGACGGCACACACCCTGGAAGTGCTGCATGGCAACCGGCGGGTGGCCAGCCACCTGCTGCTGGGGCGACGCGGCGCTTACAGTACCCAGCGCGAGCACATGCCCGCGGCGCACCAGGCGCATCGCGAATGGACGCCACAACGCCTGCTCGACTGGGGCGCGCGGATCGGCCCCTACACGCGCCAACTGATCGATCACCAACTGACCCACAAGCCGCACCCGGAGATGGGCTACCGCGCCTGCCTCGGCCTGCTCTCGCTGGCCCGGCGCTATGGCAATGCACGCCTGGAAGCCGCTGCCGAACGTGCCGTACACCTGCGCGCCTTCACCGGGCGCAGCGTGCGCAACCTGCTCCAGCAAGGCCTGGATCAACAGCCGCTGCCCCAGCGTGCCGCCGAAACGACCTTACCCGGCGACCACGAGAACGTCCGTGGCGCCGACTACTACCAACCCCCGCAACAGGAGCTGTTCGATGATGCCGCAACACACCCTGAATCAACTGCACCAGCTACGCCTGGACGGCATGGCCCGCGCCCTGGAAGAGCAATGGACGCTGCCGGCCAGCCACAGCCTGAGCTTCGATGA